The proteins below come from a single Desulfitobacterium metallireducens DSM 15288 genomic window:
- the mltG gene encoding endolytic transglycosylase MltG: protein MRRSKRINQLKKGLSSLVILLALAVVSGGVWWSWADQPYSNQNTSEMIAITPGMTANQVGTELERRHLIRSARAFRLLASQLQADSKLIAGDYLLSADMSPKSMLTKLLSGTEVEAIRLTIPEGYTTDQIVNLLVQKGIGTKEEYAQVLATDGFDYSFLQGIPQDSHRLDGFLFPDTYFLDKKTTPHTAIDLLLQRFQKELTAEVQTQLQGMNLSIRDWVNLSSLVEKEAVQETDRPIIAGVLMNRLDRKMPLQVDATIQYILGTPKAKLYNKDLQIESPYNTYLHNGLPPGPIASPGHASLNAVLHPEKSDYLFYLAKSDGYHVFAKTFAEHLENQKKYS from the coding sequence ATGCGGAGATCAAAGAGAATAAATCAATTAAAGAAAGGGTTAAGTTCTTTAGTCATTCTCTTAGCGCTTGCCGTCGTGAGCGGGGGAGTCTGGTGGTCATGGGCCGATCAACCCTATTCAAACCAGAATACCTCAGAGATGATTGCGATCACCCCTGGAATGACAGCGAATCAAGTGGGTACGGAACTCGAACGAAGGCATTTGATTCGCAGTGCTCGGGCTTTTCGTCTTTTGGCAAGTCAACTTCAGGCAGATTCTAAACTTATTGCCGGTGATTATCTTCTTTCAGCAGATATGAGCCCTAAATCTATGCTAACTAAATTGCTCTCAGGAACCGAAGTAGAGGCCATTCGGTTAACTATTCCCGAAGGGTATACTACTGATCAAATTGTGAATCTTTTGGTTCAAAAGGGAATCGGTACGAAGGAAGAATATGCTCAGGTTCTAGCTACAGATGGTTTTGATTATTCTTTTTTACAGGGTATTCCCCAAGATAGTCATCGTTTGGATGGCTTTTTGTTTCCAGATACCTACTTTTTGGATAAGAAGACTACCCCGCATACGGCAATTGATTTATTGCTACAACGATTTCAAAAAGAACTCACGGCGGAGGTCCAAACGCAACTTCAAGGGATGAATTTATCCATTCGGGATTGGGTTAATTTATCCTCACTTGTTGAGAAGGAAGCAGTACAGGAAACGGATCGCCCGATTATTGCAGGTGTCTTAATGAATCGACTGGACCGCAAGATGCCTCTTCAAGTTGATGCGACAATCCAGTATATTTTGGGTACCCCCAAAGCGAAGCTCTATAATAAGGACTTACAAATCGAATCACCGTATAATACCTATCTCCATAACGGGTTGCCACCTGGACCCATTGCCAGTCCTGGCCATGCATCTCTTAATGCAGTTCTCCATCCGGAAAAGAGTGATTACTTATTTTATTTGGCTAAGTCGGACGGTTACCACGTCTTTGCAAAAACATTTGCTGAGCATTTGGAAAATCAGAAGAAGTACTCATAA
- the nifU gene encoding Fe-S cluster assembly scaffold protein NifU, which yields MYSQKVMDHFTNPRNVGEIPDADGIGEVGNAKCGDIMRIYLDVEDDIIKDVKFKTFGCGAAVATSSMVTEMVKGKTIDEALEVSNAAVAEALDGLPPVKMHCSNLAADAVHAAIKDYREKHQK from the coding sequence ATGTATTCACAAAAAGTTATGGATCATTTTACAAATCCCCGCAATGTCGGTGAAATTCCAGATGCTGATGGCATCGGTGAAGTTGGAAACGCCAAATGTGGCGATATCATGCGTATTTACTTAGATGTTGAGGATGATATAATTAAAGATGTTAAGTTTAAAACCTTTGGTTGTGGTGCAGCCGTTGCTACGAGCAGTATGGTTACAGAAATGGTTAAAGGGAAAACGATTGATGAAGCATTAGAAGTGAGCAATGCAGCTGTTGCTGAAGCTTTAGACGGACTTCCTCCGGTTAAAATGCACTGTTCCAATTTAGCAGCAGATGCAGTACATGCTGCAATCAAAGATTATCGTGAAAAACATCAAAAGTAA
- a CDS encoding AI-2E family transporter, with amino-acid sequence MRKQSWRWLFVSFVFVFGFILLMLVKPVLGPFLLAFALAYVLSPVVEGLEKRGMGRRWAIACVFIGIIVLLGTTLFLMLPKLYIELSKLAFSLPTTMQTLDQSIQDFRANFRSTGLPNQVAQVFDENLARIEVYLVECLRAFLHTLPEMLASLSLFILSPVLAIYFLADWKRLNKGCLRLVPQKWRLEWQRLLQDINHVVRRFIRGDLIIAVIVGILTGVGVKLVGMDYALLIGIICGVFDLIPYFGPVIGAVPSILLGLIYSPMMGLKIAIVIIVVQQLESDVISPKLMGDSVGLHPLLIVFVLLAGGEIAGFWGMLFSVPIAAVLRVILRHIYFRLVSPEMQPDEEVLKLTPSVDKLP; translated from the coding sequence TTGAGAAAGCAAAGTTGGCGTTGGCTTTTCGTCTCCTTCGTCTTTGTCTTCGGATTTATTCTGCTCATGCTGGTGAAACCGGTGCTCGGTCCATTTTTACTCGCCTTTGCTCTCGCTTATGTACTCAGCCCTGTGGTCGAGGGATTAGAAAAGCGAGGAATGGGCAGGCGTTGGGCTATTGCTTGCGTCTTTATTGGGATTATTGTTCTTTTGGGAACGACATTGTTTCTCATGCTGCCTAAGCTTTACATTGAACTTTCGAAACTTGCCTTTTCACTACCCACGACGATGCAAACTTTAGATCAATCCATTCAGGACTTTCGTGCTAACTTTCGTTCGACGGGACTGCCCAATCAAGTTGCTCAAGTGTTTGACGAAAATCTTGCTCGAATTGAAGTTTATTTGGTCGAATGTTTACGCGCCTTTCTTCATACTCTACCAGAAATGTTGGCTTCTCTGAGTTTGTTTATTCTTTCCCCTGTTTTAGCCATCTATTTTTTAGCCGATTGGAAGCGGTTAAATAAAGGGTGTTTACGCCTTGTTCCTCAAAAATGGCGCTTGGAGTGGCAACGATTGCTTCAAGATATTAATCATGTTGTGCGACGCTTTATTCGTGGAGACTTAATCATCGCTGTAATTGTGGGCATCCTGACAGGGGTTGGGGTAAAGTTGGTGGGGATGGATTATGCTCTATTGATCGGGATAATTTGTGGAGTATTTGATTTGATTCCCTATTTTGGACCTGTAATCGGGGCGGTACCCTCCATTCTGCTCGGTTTAATCTATTCTCCAATGATGGGATTAAAGATCGCGATCGTGATTATTGTTGTGCAACAACTGGAAAGTGACGTGATTTCGCCTAAACTTATGGGAGATAGCGTAGGACTCCATCCGTTACTGATCGTTTTCGTGCTCTTAGCGGGGGGAGAGATTGCAGGCTTTTGGGGAATGCTCTTCTCTGTTCCTATTGCCGCCGTACTCCGAGTTATCTTAAGACACATCTATTTTCGACTGGTCTCGCCGGAAATGCAACCCGATGAAGAAGTGCTTAAGCTGACTCCGTCTGTTGACAAGTTACCCTGA
- a CDS encoding DUF1292 domain-containing protein: MTDHNHDCGHDHDHDHVHDEEEFDTVILTDDEGHDHEFLHLDTLELDGSTYFVLLPITGEEESEDEDEDTDEAIILKLGHDADGNEMLLDIEDDDEWEKVADAWENMEEDE, from the coding sequence ATGACTGACCATAACCACGATTGTGGCCATGACCATGATCATGACCATGTCCATGACGAAGAAGAATTTGACACAGTTATCCTTACGGATGATGAAGGTCACGATCATGAATTCCTTCATCTAGACACCTTAGAACTAGACGGTTCTACGTATTTCGTGCTCCTGCCGATCACCGGCGAGGAAGAGTCTGAAGATGAAGATGAAGACACTGATGAGGCTATTATCCTGAAGTTAGGTCATGATGCAGACGGTAACGAAATGTTGCTCGACATCGAAGATGATGATGAATGGGAAAAAGTTGCTGATGCTTGGGAAAACATGGAAGAAGATGAATAG
- a CDS encoding PRC-barrel domain-containing protein, whose translation MRRARDLIGLPILNLKSGDAIGWIQDVVFDSKSQKVSGMLLENGHIFHSGKGLPRSAVAAVGKDALTVKDNEVQNIQGVKWSEKVGNQVFTQGGEAKGTIQDVFLDDSAESIVGFEVSDGLFSDLTQGRGAILQENVMVDGKDVLIIDDHVSPWDHDQEGGSLS comes from the coding sequence ATGAGACGTGCCCGAGATCTCATTGGTTTACCCATTTTGAATCTGAAGAGCGGCGATGCAATTGGCTGGATCCAGGATGTCGTTTTTGATTCAAAGTCTCAAAAAGTCAGTGGGATGCTCTTAGAGAACGGTCATATTTTTCATTCAGGAAAAGGACTTCCACGGAGCGCGGTTGCGGCTGTCGGGAAGGATGCCTTAACCGTAAAAGACAATGAAGTTCAAAATATTCAAGGTGTTAAATGGTCCGAGAAGGTTGGCAATCAGGTATTTACCCAAGGTGGGGAAGCAAAAGGTACGATTCAAGATGTCTTCCTCGACGATTCGGCTGAAAGCATCGTTGGATTTGAGGTTTCAGATGGTTTATTCTCTGATCTGACACAAGGCCGAGGCGCGATTCTGCAGGAAAATGTCATGGTTGATGGGAAAGACGTCTTAATCATTGATGACCACGTATCTCCCTGGGACCATGATCAAGAAGGAGGTTCACTCTCATGA
- a CDS encoding IreB family regulatory phosphoprotein, whose protein sequence is MDGRMEETMMFQSQGGEASPREILEHVYAALQEKGYDPINQLVGYLMSGDPVYITSYDQARSQIRKLERYELLEELVRSYLQK, encoded by the coding sequence ATGGACGGACGTATGGAAGAAACAATGATGTTTCAATCTCAAGGAGGGGAAGCTTCACCTCGTGAAATTTTGGAACATGTATATGCTGCCTTACAAGAGAAAGGGTATGACCCAATCAACCAGTTGGTGGGGTATCTTATGTCAGGAGATCCAGTTTACATTACCAGTTATGATCAAGCGCGCTCCCAAATTCGCAAATTGGAACGCTACGAATTATTAGAGGAGCTTGTTCGCTCATACTTACAAAAGTAA
- a CDS encoding VanW family protein, translated as MQIISILLFSLTLLVIPGCNQGNVIPWKMDTSQVPSSVSHNTLSEGTSLEGLELSGVTAQEAQTMIKDWEGDKLAQNILLVYNEKEVSVTLKELGLALDFNTVWEKLWTKPGQRIESVLKLDPIQAHQILQEKLADLNRSAVDASYTIDNDQFVIIPAVPGQVVQIDAILDKLRNQSFATLPKQVEIPVADVAALKTTEQLQTLAFNGIVGEYTTQFNVKDKNRSANLVAAAKKLDKTLLMPGATLSFNETIGPRTAETGYKDAYIIINNEYVRGIGGGICQVSSTLYSAAVLANLPIVERYPHAVVISYIPLGQDATVNYPNLDFKFKNDTSSLLYIRTEVKNGMMTVRIYGKKTGKTVRFEQKIEKETDFQTIMRVDSSLPPGKVVQDQAGYKGYIVQTYRIVKDASGMESKLLLSRDEYAPTHKILRVGAD; from the coding sequence ATGCAAATTATTTCTATACTTCTATTCAGCTTAACGCTACTGGTTATTCCTGGATGCAACCAAGGAAACGTAATCCCCTGGAAGATGGATACTTCTCAGGTTCCATCAAGTGTGAGCCATAACACTTTGAGTGAAGGGACTTCTCTAGAGGGCTTGGAGTTATCAGGCGTTACGGCGCAGGAAGCCCAAACGATGATTAAGGACTGGGAAGGGGACAAGCTAGCACAAAATATCCTCTTGGTGTACAATGAAAAAGAGGTTTCTGTCACGCTTAAGGAGTTAGGGCTTGCTTTAGATTTTAATACGGTTTGGGAGAAACTTTGGACGAAGCCAGGTCAGAGAATTGAGAGTGTCTTAAAATTAGACCCAATCCAAGCCCATCAAATTTTACAGGAAAAATTAGCAGATCTAAATCGATCAGCCGTGGATGCATCCTATACAATAGATAATGATCAGTTTGTAATTATACCTGCAGTCCCGGGTCAGGTCGTTCAAATCGATGCTATCCTGGACAAGCTTCGAAATCAATCGTTTGCAACTTTGCCCAAGCAAGTGGAAATTCCTGTTGCCGATGTGGCAGCGTTGAAAACCACAGAACAATTGCAAACCTTAGCTTTTAACGGAATTGTTGGCGAGTATACCACGCAGTTTAATGTTAAAGATAAAAATCGGTCAGCAAACTTAGTAGCAGCGGCTAAAAAACTTGATAAAACTTTGCTTATGCCCGGAGCAACCTTATCTTTTAATGAAACGATTGGACCGAGAACGGCTGAGACGGGTTACAAAGATGCCTACATAATTATTAATAATGAATATGTCCGAGGAATTGGTGGAGGAATATGTCAAGTTTCTTCAACCCTCTATAGTGCTGCAGTTCTTGCCAATTTGCCGATTGTCGAGCGTTATCCTCATGCGGTGGTGATTTCCTATATCCCATTAGGTCAGGACGCAACGGTAAATTATCCGAATCTCGATTTTAAATTCAAAAATGATACCTCTTCGCTCCTATATATTCGAACTGAAGTGAAAAACGGAATGATGACGGTTCGCATATATGGTAAGAAGACCGGTAAGACCGTTCGGTTTGAGCAAAAGATTGAAAAAGAGACTGACTTTCAAACGATTATGCGAGTTGATTCAAGCCTTCCTCCCGGAAAGGTTGTCCAAGATCAGGCAGGTTATAAAGGCTATATTGTCCAAACGTATCGGATTGTGAAGGATGCCTCGGGGATGGAGAGCAAGCTGTTGTTGAGTCGTGATGAATATGCACCGACGCATAAGATATTACGGGTAGGTGCGGATTAA
- the nifS gene encoding cysteine desulfurase NifS, with amino-acid sequence MRRVYLDHSATTPVDPEVAQLMMTYYTEKYGNPSSVHSFGQEAKEGLEIAREQVAALIGAQENEITFTSGGTEADNLAVLGTADAQRKNGKHIITSAIEHHAVLETCEYLEKSGFELTVIPVDEEGLVDPEAVAHAIRPDTILISIMHANNEVGTIQPIAEIGKIAKEKGVTFHVDAVQSLGKIPIDVKAMNVDLLTMSSHKIYGPKGVGALYIRKGVKLSPRVYGGGQEKKRRSGTENLPGIVGFGKACELAGKRMEEEEKQLKVLRDRLMDGILEKIDYVKVNGPRGDKRLPNNVNVSVQYVEGESLLLSLDMMGIAASSGSACTSGSLDPSHVLLAMGLKHEIAHGSLRFSLGRQNTEEDIDYVLEQLPKIVERLRMMSPLYDQILHNTAKAQ; translated from the coding sequence ATGAGGAGAGTATATTTAGACCATAGCGCGACGACTCCGGTGGATCCGGAAGTTGCTCAATTAATGATGACATACTATACGGAGAAGTATGGTAATCCATCAAGTGTCCATTCCTTTGGACAAGAAGCTAAAGAAGGTTTGGAAATAGCGAGAGAACAAGTCGCTGCTTTGATTGGAGCGCAAGAGAATGAAATTACCTTTACAAGTGGTGGAACAGAAGCTGATAATCTGGCCGTTTTGGGAACGGCTGATGCTCAGCGTAAAAATGGAAAGCATATAATTACTTCAGCAATCGAACACCATGCAGTGCTTGAAACCTGTGAATATCTTGAAAAAAGTGGTTTTGAATTGACCGTAATTCCTGTCGATGAAGAAGGATTAGTAGATCCTGAAGCGGTCGCGCACGCGATTCGTCCTGATACGATTTTAATTTCGATTATGCACGCGAATAACGAAGTCGGAACGATACAACCGATTGCTGAAATTGGTAAAATTGCTAAAGAAAAGGGAGTCACTTTCCACGTTGATGCAGTCCAATCCTTAGGCAAAATACCTATTGATGTAAAAGCAATGAATGTTGATCTTCTTACCATGTCGAGTCATAAGATTTATGGACCGAAAGGGGTTGGCGCTCTTTACATTCGTAAAGGGGTCAAACTTTCGCCTCGAGTTTACGGCGGCGGACAAGAGAAAAAACGTCGTTCAGGTACAGAAAATCTACCAGGAATTGTTGGATTCGGTAAAGCTTGCGAATTAGCCGGCAAGCGGATGGAAGAAGAAGAGAAACAATTGAAAGTTCTTCGAGATAGACTTATGGATGGAATCTTGGAAAAAATAGATTATGTCAAGGTGAATGGACCGCGAGGGGACAAGCGTCTCCCCAATAACGTGAATGTTAGCGTTCAGTATGTTGAGGGTGAATCTCTTCTTCTCAGTTTGGATATGATGGGAATTGCAGCATCGAGTGGTTCGGCATGTACTTCAGGCTCTCTGGATCCGTCTCACGTTCTCCTCGCGATGGGGCTCAAACATGAAATTGCACATGGTTCCTTACGTTTTTCTTTGGGACGTCAAAACACAGAAGAGGATATCGATTATGTCCTTGAACAGTTACCTAAAATAGTCGAGCGGTTACGGATGATGTCCCCGCTCTATGATCAAATCCTTCATAACACGGCTAAGGCACAATAA
- the ruvX gene encoding Holliday junction resolvase RuvX, with protein MRIMGLDFGERTIGVAISDELLWTAQGIKTIRRSKAEIDELAELIDKYEVREIVLGYPKNMNGTLGPRAQLSEEFSELLQERFQLPVKLWDERLSTVAAQRSLIEADVSRAKRKKVIDKMAAVFILQGYLDHRQRNV; from the coding sequence ATGCGGATTATGGGGCTGGATTTTGGAGAACGGACTATTGGCGTAGCGATAAGCGATGAACTGCTTTGGACAGCTCAAGGCATTAAAACAATTCGCCGATCGAAGGCAGAGATAGATGAACTCGCTGAGTTAATTGATAAATATGAGGTTCGAGAAATCGTTCTCGGTTATCCTAAGAATATGAATGGAACACTAGGGCCGAGAGCACAATTATCGGAAGAATTTTCGGAGCTCTTACAGGAGCGATTTCAGCTCCCCGTGAAGCTTTGGGATGAGCGACTGAGTACTGTGGCAGCACAGCGTTCTTTAATCGAAGCGGATGTTTCTCGGGCGAAAAGGAAAAAAGTAATTGATAAAATGGCAGCGGTGTTTATTTTACAGGGGTATCTTGATCATCGTCAACGGAATGTTTGA
- the alaS gene encoding alanine--tRNA ligase — MYTGNELREMFLKFFESKGHKRLPSASLIPKDDPTLLLTVAGMVPFKPYFMRKVEPPFPRATTAQKCVRTPDLENVGVTARHHTFFEMLGNFSFGDYFKSEVIPWAWEYVTEVLKIPVNQLWITVHPEDEDARQLWLEKAGVQPERILNDPENLWAAGPVGPCGYCSEIYVDLGIERGCGKPDCAVGCDCDRFLEIWNLVFMQYNRDENGMLTPLPKQNIDTGMGLERIAAVMQGAETNFDTDLFRPIIDKVAEIAGVQYHVEAKTDIALKVVADHTRAVSFMLSDGIRPGRDGRGYVLRRILRRAIRYARLLGIDKPFLEPVFRIIQRDYAHHYPELKENENFILNHLRLEEKNFQATLEQGTLMIQEKVKSLQEAVENILSGADAFNLYETYGFPVELTEEILAEQGLSVDMAGYEIAAEEHRRLAKEQSQQMRAVQESPAIAAKAKALGTTSFDGYDVLGENVKIEALFVNGEAVTEAAEGDEVLCFLSQTPFYAESGGQVADLGILRTVRAEAQLLEVKKGVTGTYYHKLLVTQGILHTGEMVEALVDQEARKATARHHSATHLLQAALRSVLGEHVQQAGSLVTPEHLRFDFTHFHAMTENEIQRVEDQLNQAILGNLSVSTAQMGIEEAKGSGATALFGEKYGDVVRVVSMGDYSKELCGGTHARATGDIGLVKILSEGGIGAGLRRIEAVAGLASLDYTRKLDAERLELAQLLKAQPADLTKRVQGLVTQVHDLEKELQQQTAKMAKYEVEGLMQRVKEVEGVAVIAAAVQASDMDALRNMADMLRDKLKSGVIILGAPVEGKVNWVTLVNPTGLSGLHAGQIIKEVAKITGGGGGGRPDMAQAGGKDPAKLGEALDQVPRIIQSFLRK; from the coding sequence ATGTATACTGGTAACGAACTGCGCGAAATGTTTCTTAAGTTTTTTGAGTCCAAGGGGCATAAAAGATTGCCTAGCGCATCTTTGATTCCGAAGGATGATCCGACGCTGCTCTTAACGGTTGCGGGGATGGTTCCTTTTAAACCCTATTTTATGCGTAAGGTTGAGCCCCCCTTTCCACGAGCAACAACCGCTCAGAAATGCGTCCGAACTCCCGATCTTGAAAATGTAGGAGTAACAGCCCGCCATCATACTTTTTTTGAGATGCTTGGGAATTTTTCTTTTGGTGATTATTTTAAAAGTGAAGTGATTCCTTGGGCCTGGGAATATGTCACTGAAGTTTTAAAGATACCGGTTAATCAGCTTTGGATTACGGTCCATCCTGAGGATGAAGATGCCAGACAACTTTGGCTCGAGAAAGCCGGAGTTCAACCGGAGCGGATTCTCAATGATCCGGAAAATCTCTGGGCTGCCGGACCCGTTGGACCCTGTGGGTATTGTTCTGAAATTTATGTAGACCTTGGAATTGAACGCGGCTGTGGAAAACCGGACTGTGCAGTCGGGTGTGACTGTGATCGTTTCTTAGAAATCTGGAATTTAGTGTTTATGCAATACAACCGAGATGAAAATGGGATGCTTACCCCATTGCCGAAGCAGAACATTGATACAGGGATGGGACTGGAACGGATTGCAGCAGTTATGCAAGGGGCAGAAACTAACTTTGATACAGACCTTTTCCGCCCGATCATTGACAAGGTCGCTGAGATTGCTGGGGTTCAATACCATGTCGAGGCGAAGACCGACATCGCACTTAAAGTCGTTGCTGACCACACTCGTGCTGTTTCTTTCATGCTCTCGGATGGAATCCGACCAGGTCGTGATGGAAGAGGGTATGTATTGCGTCGAATTCTACGCCGTGCGATTCGCTATGCGCGTCTTCTCGGAATTGATAAGCCGTTCTTGGAGCCTGTTTTTAGAATTATCCAAAGGGATTATGCGCATCACTATCCTGAACTCAAAGAGAATGAAAACTTCATCTTGAACCATTTGCGTTTGGAGGAAAAGAATTTCCAAGCCACCTTGGAACAAGGAACGTTGATGATCCAAGAAAAAGTGAAGTCTCTGCAAGAAGCGGTAGAAAACATATTAAGTGGAGCAGATGCATTCAACTTGTATGAAACCTACGGGTTCCCCGTTGAACTGACAGAAGAGATTTTGGCCGAGCAAGGATTATCTGTCGATATGGCAGGTTATGAGATTGCCGCTGAAGAACATCGCCGTTTAGCTAAAGAACAATCCCAACAAATGAGAGCTGTTCAGGAAAGTCCAGCGATCGCTGCAAAAGCGAAAGCCTTAGGTACAACTTCCTTTGATGGCTATGATGTTCTTGGGGAAAACGTGAAGATTGAAGCTCTATTCGTCAATGGAGAAGCCGTAACGGAAGCTGCCGAAGGGGATGAAGTGCTCTGTTTCTTATCCCAAACTCCCTTCTATGCCGAAAGCGGAGGTCAAGTTGCTGACCTAGGTATCCTCCGGACGGTTCGTGCTGAAGCACAACTTCTTGAAGTGAAAAAAGGCGTTACAGGTACGTATTATCATAAGTTGCTCGTGACTCAAGGAATTTTGCATACAGGAGAAATGGTAGAAGCGTTAGTAGATCAGGAAGCAAGAAAAGCCACAGCGCGCCATCACAGTGCAACTCACCTTCTTCAAGCCGCATTGCGCTCTGTTTTAGGAGAGCATGTCCAACAAGCAGGTTCCTTAGTGACACCGGAGCATTTGCGTTTTGATTTTACGCATTTTCATGCTATGACCGAGAATGAAATTCAGCGGGTAGAAGATCAGTTGAACCAAGCCATTTTGGGGAATCTTTCTGTTTCTACGGCTCAAATGGGAATCGAAGAAGCGAAGGGAAGCGGAGCGACGGCTCTCTTTGGTGAGAAGTATGGTGACGTCGTACGGGTTGTCTCGATGGGAGATTACTCGAAAGAACTATGCGGAGGAACCCATGCCCGCGCTACAGGAGATATTGGTCTTGTTAAAATCCTTTCTGAGGGCGGAATCGGTGCTGGACTGCGACGCATTGAAGCGGTTGCAGGATTGGCTAGCTTAGATTACACCCGAAAGCTGGATGCAGAACGGCTTGAACTTGCTCAACTATTGAAAGCTCAGCCTGCGGATCTTACAAAACGGGTCCAAGGACTTGTGACGCAGGTGCATGATCTTGAAAAAGAACTTCAGCAACAGACGGCTAAAATGGCCAAGTATGAAGTTGAAGGCTTAATGCAACGGGTTAAAGAGGTTGAAGGAGTTGCAGTTATCGCTGCTGCCGTGCAAGCTTCAGACATGGATGCGTTACGAAATATGGCCGATATGCTTCGAGATAAACTCAAATCTGGGGTTATCATATTAGGTGCCCCGGTTGAAGGAAAAGTCAATTGGGTCACACTTGTTAATCCAACAGGTTTAAGTGGGTTGCATGCGGGGCAGATTATTAAAGAAGTTGCGAAAATTACTGGGGGAGGCGGCGGTGGCCGACCGGATATGGCCCAAGCAGGGGGTAAAGACCCCGCTAAATTGGGTGAAGCTCTGGATCAAGTGCCCCGGATTATCCAAAGTTTTCTTAGAAAATAA
- the mnmA gene encoding tRNA 2-thiouridine(34) synthase MnmA — MTITDKPKVVVGMSGGVDSSIAAALLKEEGYDVIGVTLQIWPSAGPDVEGGCCSISAIDDAKRIAFQLGIPHYVLNFRSYFEENVIDYFTASYLKGETPNPCVMCNRVVRWGEMLQKAQGLGADYIATGHYAQILRNPENGRLFLNRPEDTWKDQTYMLYTLTQDQLAHTLFPLADYKKERIREMAEERGLLRVARKPDSQEICFIPDNDYASFVEKRATEPIKPGNFVDKQGHVLGRHQGLVHYTVGQRKGLGVTFGKPMFVVGFNTERNEVVLGEDPEVFSDALYATDLNWMAIEDLTEPLKVSAKIRYKASLAPAMIYPVENSEQIKGAIGACVKVQFETPQRAITPGQVVVFYDGDRVIGGGKIISDPRGI; from the coding sequence ATGACAATTACCGATAAACCAAAGGTAGTAGTCGGCATGAGCGGCGGTGTGGATAGTTCCATCGCCGCCGCTTTGCTCAAAGAAGAAGGGTATGACGTTATTGGTGTTACGCTCCAGATCTGGCCTTCAGCAGGTCCAGATGTAGAAGGAGGCTGCTGTTCCATTTCGGCAATTGATGATGCAAAGCGAATTGCGTTTCAATTGGGAATCCCGCATTACGTCTTGAATTTTCGCTCTTATTTTGAGGAAAATGTGATTGATTATTTTACAGCTTCTTATCTTAAAGGAGAAACACCAAATCCTTGTGTGATGTGTAATCGTGTTGTGCGCTGGGGAGAAATGCTGCAAAAAGCTCAAGGTTTGGGTGCGGACTATATTGCGACTGGACACTATGCTCAGATTTTACGTAATCCAGAGAACGGAAGGCTTTTCCTAAATCGTCCTGAGGATACGTGGAAAGATCAGACCTACATGCTTTATACTCTGACTCAGGATCAATTGGCACATACGTTGTTTCCGTTAGCCGATTATAAGAAGGAACGGATTCGTGAAATGGCAGAAGAACGAGGGCTTCTTCGCGTGGCGCGTAAACCGGATAGCCAGGAAATTTGTTTTATTCCGGATAATGATTATGCTTCCTTTGTTGAAAAAAGAGCGACTGAGCCAATTAAACCGGGAAACTTTGTGGACAAGCAAGGTCATGTTTTAGGGCGTCATCAAGGGTTGGTACACTATACGGTGGGACAACGCAAAGGCCTCGGTGTGACGTTCGGGAAACCTATGTTTGTTGTCGGCTTTAATACGGAACGGAATGAAGTCGTGTTAGGAGAGGATCCGGAGGTGTTTTCAGATGCACTCTACGCGACGGATCTCAACTGGATGGCCATTGAGGACCTGACAGAGCCGTTGAAGGTGAGTGCTAAAATTCGTTACAAAGCTTCCTTAGCTCCTGCCATGATTTACCCTGTCGAAAATTCCGAACAAATCAAGGGGGCAATTGGAGCTTGTGTCAAAGTTCAGTTTGAAACTCCACAGCGCGCGATTACACCAGGACAGGTTGTCGTTTTTTATGATGGAGATCGTGTCATTGGTGGAGGTAAGATTATTTCTGATCCAAGAGGGATATAA